From one Basilea psittacipulmonis DSM 24701 genomic stretch:
- the guaB gene encoding IMP dehydrogenase, which yields MRLLKQALTFDDVLLVPAYSNILPKDTSLKTQLTRDISLNIPLLSAAMDTVTESRLAIAMAQEGGIGIIHKNMSGEKQAAEVARVKRHEFGVVVDPVTVTPDMRVRDAIELQNKNGFSGLPVVEGGKVVGIVTNRDLRFEDRLDEPLRNIMTPKERLITMHEDGSLEEAKRLMHENRLERVLIVNDAFELKGLATVKDIVKNTTHPNANKDAKGQLRVGAAVGVGAGTEQRVDLLVKAGVDVIVVDTAHGHSQGVIDRIRWIRQNYPQVQIIGGNIATGAAARALVEAGADGVKVGIGPGSICTTRVVAGVGVPQISAISDVAEALKGTGVPLIADGGIRYSGDVAKALAAGANACMLGGMFAGTDEAPGEVILYQGRSYKAYRGMGSLGAMEQGSADRYFQDPNSNAEKLVPEGIEGRVPYKGSVLNIIYQLVGGVRASMGYCGCATIDEMRQKAEFVQITSAGFHESHVHDVTITKEAPNYRSAG from the coding sequence ATGCGTTTACTTAAACAAGCGCTAACATTTGACGATGTATTACTCGTCCCAGCATACTCAAATATCCTACCTAAGGATACCTCTCTTAAAACGCAACTTACGCGTGACATCAGCCTAAATATTCCTCTTTTGTCTGCAGCGATGGATACGGTGACCGAATCTCGCCTTGCGATCGCCATGGCCCAAGAGGGCGGTATTGGCATTATTCATAAGAATATGTCAGGTGAAAAACAAGCGGCAGAAGTGGCTCGTGTGAAACGTCATGAGTTTGGTGTCGTCGTCGATCCTGTCACGGTAACACCCGATATGCGTGTTCGTGATGCGATTGAGTTGCAAAACAAAAACGGTTTTTCTGGCTTACCTGTCGTTGAAGGTGGCAAAGTAGTGGGTATCGTTACGAACCGTGATTTACGTTTTGAAGATCGTTTAGATGAGCCACTAAGAAATATTATGACTCCTAAAGAACGATTGATTACGATGCATGAAGATGGTAGCTTGGAAGAAGCTAAACGCTTGATGCACGAAAATCGTTTAGAGCGAGTCTTAATTGTAAATGACGCTTTTGAACTAAAAGGCTTGGCAACGGTTAAAGATATTGTGAAAAATACCACTCATCCGAATGCCAATAAAGACGCAAAAGGGCAGTTACGTGTTGGTGCTGCCGTGGGCGTGGGTGCTGGTACAGAGCAGCGTGTTGATTTGCTTGTGAAAGCGGGCGTTGACGTGATTGTGGTCGATACGGCCCATGGTCATTCTCAAGGTGTGATTGATCGCATTCGTTGGATTCGTCAGAATTATCCTCAGGTTCAGATTATTGGTGGGAATATTGCGACAGGTGCGGCGGCTCGTGCTTTGGTTGAAGCAGGTGCAGATGGTGTGAAAGTCGGTATTGGCCCAGGTTCTATTTGTACGACTCGTGTGGTGGCAGGTGTGGGTGTTCCTCAGATTTCTGCGATTTCGGATGTGGCCGAAGCATTGAAGGGTACTGGCGTGCCTCTTATTGCAGATGGTGGTATTCGTTACTCGGGTGATGTGGCAAAAGCATTAGCGGCAGGTGCGAATGCGTGTATGTTAGGTGGTATGTTTGCAGGTACAGACGAAGCACCTGGTGAAGTGATTCTATACCAAGGTCGTTCGTATAAGGCCTATCGTGGTATGGGTAGCTTGGGTGCGATGGAACAGGGTTCTGCTGATCGTTATTTCCAAGATCCAAATAGTAATGCTGAGAAATTAGTACCAGAAGGTATTGAAGGTCGTGTACCTTACAAAGGTTCTGTGTTGAACATTATTTACCAGTTGGTAGGTGGTGTTCGTGCTTCGATGGGTTATTGTGGTTGTGCGACCATTGATGAAATGCGTCAAAAAGCTGAATTTGTACAGATTACATCAGCAGGGTTCCATGAATCACATGTTCATGATGTAACGATCACTAAAGAAGCTCCTAATTATCGTTCAGCAGGATAA
- the guaA gene encoding glutamine-hydrolyzing GMP synthase has product MHDSILILDYGSQVTQLIARRVREAGVFCEIHPGDVSDDFIRQFPGLKGIILSGSHASAYDESALKVPDIVFNLGLPVLGICFGMQSMAQKLGGEVQWSDHREFGYAEVDLSSTPSKLFEGMNDTNAVQPKLKVWMSHGDRVVKVPEGFNITASTPSCPIAAMADETRRFYAVQFHPEVTHTVSGVEMFRRFVFDICGCSGDWNMPDYVDEAIAHIREQVGSDHVILGLSGGVDSSVAAVLIHKAIGDQLTCVFVDHGLLRLNEAQQVMDVFHKNLGVNIIHVDATEQFMSKLHGVTDPEQKRKIIGKEFVEVFQREAAKIKDAKWLAQGTIYPDVIESAGAKTGKATAIKSHHNVGGLPKDLNLKLLEPLRELFKDEVRKLGVAMGLPPEMVYRHPFPGPGLGVRILGEVKQEYADLLRKADAIFIEELRNHRDEATGKSWYDLTSQAFAVFLPVKSVGVMGDGRTYDYVVALRAVQTSDFMTADWAHLPYSLLSKVSSRIINEVKGINRVTYDVSSKPPATIEWE; this is encoded by the coding sequence GTGCATGATAGTATTTTAATTTTAGATTATGGTTCACAAGTCACACAGCTGATTGCACGTCGTGTGCGAGAGGCAGGGGTATTTTGTGAAATTCATCCAGGCGATGTCAGTGATGATTTTATTCGCCAATTTCCTGGCCTAAAAGGGATTATTCTTTCAGGTAGCCACGCATCAGCTTATGATGAAAGTGCTTTGAAAGTCCCTGATATTGTATTTAATCTTGGTTTGCCTGTTTTGGGTATTTGCTTTGGTATGCAAAGTATGGCCCAAAAGCTAGGTGGCGAAGTTCAATGGTCGGATCATCGTGAATTTGGTTATGCAGAGGTTGATTTATCTAGCACGCCGAGTAAGCTTTTTGAGGGCATGAACGACACGAACGCCGTACAGCCTAAGCTAAAAGTTTGGATGTCGCATGGTGATCGTGTGGTAAAAGTTCCAGAGGGCTTTAACATCACGGCTTCTACACCATCTTGTCCGATTGCTGCGATGGCCGATGAGACGCGTCGATTCTATGCGGTTCAATTCCACCCCGAAGTGACGCATACTGTTTCTGGGGTTGAGATGTTCCGTCGCTTTGTTTTTGATATTTGTGGCTGTTCAGGTGACTGGAACATGCCCGATTATGTTGATGAAGCGATTGCTCATATTCGTGAACAAGTCGGTAGTGATCATGTGATTCTAGGTCTGTCGGGAGGGGTAGATTCTTCTGTGGCAGCGGTATTGATACACAAAGCGATTGGTGATCAGCTTACTTGCGTATTTGTTGATCACGGACTGCTACGTTTGAATGAAGCTCAGCAGGTAATGGACGTTTTCCATAAAAACTTAGGGGTGAATATCATTCATGTGGACGCAACCGAGCAGTTTATGTCGAAGCTTCATGGTGTGACGGATCCTGAGCAAAAACGTAAGATTATTGGCAAAGAGTTTGTTGAAGTATTCCAACGTGAAGCAGCGAAGATCAAAGATGCCAAATGGCTAGCACAAGGTACGATTTATCCCGATGTGATCGAATCAGCAGGGGCAAAAACAGGTAAGGCAACTGCCATTAAATCACATCACAATGTAGGTGGCTTGCCAAAAGATTTAAACCTCAAATTACTTGAACCTTTACGTGAATTATTTAAAGATGAAGTCCGTAAATTAGGTGTGGCAATGGGCTTACCACCTGAAATGGTGTATCGTCATCCTTTCCCAGGACCTGGTTTAGGTGTTCGTATTTTAGGTGAAGTGAAACAAGAATATGCAGACCTTTTGCGTAAAGCCGATGCTATCTTTATCGAAGAATTACGTAATCATCGTGATGAAGCGACAGGTAAATCGTGGTATGACCTAACTTCACAGGCTTTTGCCGTATTTTTGCCCGTGAAATCGGTTGGGGTAATGGGCGACGGTCGTACTTATGATTATGTCGTGGCATTACGTGCGGTGCAAACGTCTGACTTTATGACAGCAGATTGGGCACATTTGCCTTATTCTTTATTGTCTAAAGTCTCTTCTCGTATCATCAATGAAGTCAAAGGGATTAACCGCGTCACTTATGATGTGAGTAGTAAGCCTCCCGCGACGATTGAGTGGGAATAA
- a CDS encoding c-type cytochrome, giving the protein MKKILWIGLSSLMLISTLEAKSIASIQRGKELSAVCAACHMPDGRGMVIPNLEARPRITGLDAAYVWKQLKDFKAGTRENASMKPIVSMFDEEQLKDIANYFASLEVVADIAPAPSQEVAQVAQKLINQGDWNRYIPACKSCHGVGAYGVGEHFPNLNGQPASYLEHQLMIWKTGQRNNDSLHLMRSIANRLSEEEIKALAAWFASQPAVKQ; this is encoded by the coding sequence ATGAAAAAAATATTATGGATTGGCTTGTCATCACTAATGTTGATAAGCACATTAGAAGCAAAAAGCATCGCCTCAATCCAAAGGGGGAAAGAATTATCGGCTGTTTGTGCGGCTTGCCATATGCCTGATGGAAGAGGGATGGTTATTCCAAATCTTGAGGCAAGACCGAGAATCACGGGATTAGATGCCGCTTATGTATGGAAGCAACTTAAAGATTTTAAGGCGGGAACTCGCGAAAATGCTAGCATGAAACCGATCGTCAGCATGTTTGATGAAGAACAACTGAAAGATATTGCCAATTATTTTGCTAGTCTTGAGGTGGTTGCGGATATCGCACCAGCACCCTCTCAGGAAGTCGCTCAGGTGGCCCAAAAACTGATCAATCAAGGAGATTGGAATCGTTATATTCCCGCTTGTAAGTCCTGTCATGGCGTTGGTGCCTATGGAGTGGGGGAGCATTTTCCTAATTTAAATGGGCAGCCCGCTTCGTATCTAGAGCATCAGCTGATGATTTGGAAAACAGGGCAGCGAAACAATGATTCTTTACATTTGATGCGATCGATCGCTAATCGATTAAGTGAAGAAGAAATAAAAGCCCTAGCCGCTTGGTTTGCTTCACAACCAGCTGTTAAGCAATAG
- a CDS encoding c-type cytochrome — translation MLKKLLVLILGGSIACTSWALQISKMGKDLTPEERAALKAMLPNEAPPKDDEFVHIPPTMDDLEASDLHPKMKEAIRRGHDLFVNTQQLRGKNVFNNMNCSSCHTGEGRKPFAGPVWPAAVTLPNYRGKNGHVNSLEERIVGCFSYSMNGKAPEYGSDDMLALALYHQWLAKGVPMFPDVKIYGRGYPKPNDPEKIPDYARGKVAYEKNCSLCHGLDGAGLVVDGHVQFPALWGNQSFNWGAGAARVFTMAGFIKHNMPLGLDTPLSDQDAWDIAQYVNSQERPQDPRYTGDVKETRALYEKTFHQHTLYGTQLNDTVLGDHDNVGDKNFLKPEALRPRDFSGKK, via the coding sequence ATGTTAAAGAAACTATTAGTATTGATCTTGGGTGGAAGTATTGCTTGTACCTCATGGGCATTACAAATTAGCAAAATGGGTAAGGACCTCACCCCAGAAGAAAGGGCGGCATTGAAAGCGATGTTGCCGAATGAAGCACCTCCCAAAGACGATGAGTTTGTGCATATTCCGCCTACGATGGACGATTTAGAAGCCTCGGACTTGCATCCTAAAATGAAAGAGGCGATTCGTCGAGGTCATGATTTATTTGTAAACACGCAACAACTTCGTGGCAAAAATGTATTCAACAATATGAATTGTTCGAGCTGTCATACTGGCGAGGGTCGAAAACCTTTTGCGGGACCTGTTTGGCCAGCTGCAGTGACTTTGCCAAATTATAGAGGCAAAAATGGTCATGTCAATAGTCTGGAAGAGCGTATTGTTGGCTGTTTTTCTTATTCGATGAACGGGAAAGCTCCAGAATACGGTAGCGATGATATGCTGGCCTTAGCACTTTATCATCAATGGTTGGCAAAAGGTGTGCCTATGTTTCCTGATGTGAAAATATACGGACGAGGTTACCCTAAACCTAATGATCCAGAGAAGATTCCAGATTATGCTAGAGGTAAAGTGGCATATGAGAAAAACTGTTCTCTTTGTCATGGCTTAGATGGTGCGGGATTGGTGGTGGACGGACATGTCCAATTCCCAGCACTTTGGGGGAATCAATCTTTTAATTGGGGTGCAGGTGCTGCTCGCGTGTTTACCATGGCAGGGTTTATCAAACATAATATGCCATTGGGGCTCGATACGCCGTTATCGGATCAGGATGCTTGGGATATTGCACAGTATGTCAATAGTCAAGAAAGACCACAGGACCCTCGATATACGGGTGATGTGAAAGAGACGCGTGCTCTATATGAAAAAACGTTCCATCAACATACCTTATATGGTACACAATTGAACGATACGGTATTAGGCGACCATGATAATGTGGGCGATAAAAACTTCTTGAAACCAGAGGCATTGAGACCAAGAGATTTTTCAGGCAAAAAATAA
- a CDS encoding alanine/glycine:cation symporter family protein, with protein sequence MQEDGFIQKVGAIVGEVGDFVWGPYMLALLVGTGILLTYRLGLLQFRMLPYALVQAFKPHKQVNKNGEIEGDVSHFGALMTALSATIGTGNIAGVATAVALGGPGAVFWMWITALVGMATKYGEGVLAVKFRITNSNGEMSGGPMYYIEKGLKLKWLAFLFAFFAVFASFGIGSSVQSNSVADAVFHSFNINPIYTGIALTVLTGIVVLGGIRSIAKASSIIVPIMAIGYVLGGIAIILSNVDILGTALGIIISDAFSAKAIVGGTFGMVIRYGIARGVFSNEAGMGSAPIAAAAAKTDHPVRQALVSMTGTFLDTIIVCSITGIVLVMGMIHMGMLDPNTGVYLVSNIKGGASLTASAFDHLLPGFGGMLIAIGMIFFAYSTILGWCYYGEKCAAYLFSDKFVPFYRVVYVITVFLGCLAVQTGDASDQSGVKLVWNIADTFNGLMAAPNLIALILLSGIIVSETKDFIAKRKSGELE encoded by the coding sequence ATGCAAGAAGACGGTTTTATTCAAAAGGTAGGCGCAATCGTTGGCGAAGTAGGTGATTTCGTATGGGGTCCTTACATGCTAGCATTGTTAGTAGGTACGGGGATTTTGCTTACTTATCGCCTAGGTTTACTACAATTCAGAATGCTACCCTACGCACTGGTGCAAGCATTCAAACCACATAAACAAGTTAACAAAAACGGAGAAATCGAGGGGGATGTATCACATTTTGGAGCACTAATGACCGCATTATCTGCCACTATCGGGACAGGTAATATCGCAGGGGTTGCCACGGCTGTTGCACTCGGGGGACCTGGAGCTGTTTTTTGGATGTGGATCACCGCATTAGTCGGGATGGCAACTAAATATGGAGAAGGCGTGTTAGCGGTAAAATTCCGTATCACAAACTCAAATGGCGAAATGTCTGGTGGCCCAATGTACTACATTGAAAAAGGCCTAAAACTCAAATGGTTGGCGTTTCTTTTTGCATTCTTTGCTGTTTTTGCTTCTTTTGGTATCGGCAGTTCTGTACAATCCAACTCAGTGGCAGATGCTGTTTTTCATAGTTTTAATATTAACCCTATTTACACTGGCATCGCCCTAACCGTTTTGACAGGTATTGTGGTATTAGGTGGCATTCGCTCTATTGCCAAAGCTTCTTCTATCATCGTTCCTATCATGGCGATTGGCTACGTGCTTGGGGGTATCGCTATTATTCTTAGCAATGTCGATATTCTAGGCACTGCTTTGGGCATTATTATCAGCGATGCATTCTCAGCAAAAGCTATCGTTGGCGGTACATTCGGCATGGTTATTCGTTACGGGATTGCTCGTGGTGTGTTTTCAAACGAAGCGGGGATGGGGTCTGCTCCTATCGCTGCAGCCGCTGCAAAAACAGATCACCCTGTCAGACAAGCACTTGTTTCTATGACCGGTACATTCCTTGATACGATTATCGTATGTAGTATTACTGGTATTGTATTGGTAATGGGCATGATCCATATGGGTATGCTAGATCCTAACACAGGGGTTTATTTAGTCAGCAATATCAAAGGTGGAGCGTCATTGACAGCTTCTGCATTTGATCACTTATTACCAGGCTTTGGTGGGATGTTAATTGCTATCGGTATGATTTTCTTTGCTTACTCCACTATTCTTGGTTGGTGTTATTACGGTGAAAAATGCGCTGCATACTTATTTAGCGATAAGTTTGTGCCTTTTTACCGCGTTGTTTACGTGATCACTGTATTCTTGGGATGTTTAGCCGTTCAAACAGGTGATGCTTCTGACCAATCTGGCGTGAAATTGGTGTGGAACATTGCTGATACCTTTAACGGTCTCATGGCGGCACCTAACCTAATTGCATTAATTCTATTATCTGGAATTATTGTGTCAGAAACTAAAGACTTTATTGCAAAACGTAAAAGTGGTGAATTAGAGTAA
- a CDS encoding L-lactate MFS transporter produces the protein MSFFNRSSYTAGTGFNRWLVPPAALAVHMSIGQIYAYSVFNKPLVQASDQAWSLADVGWIFSIALAVLGASAAIFGKWLEKVGPRLGMVIAAICFGLGFFVSALGVYWQNIYIVYLGNGVIGGIGLGLGYIAPVSTLMKWFPDKPGMATGLAIMGFGGGAMLASPLSVALLNYFKTPTDVGIIPTYMVLGVIYFVLMIFGALIVRVPEKNWLPAGYTEKKKSHITHAVPVNEAIKTPQFYLLFWVLCLNVTAGIGVLGQASVMIQEMFSTESVGDRLAVSAAAAAGFVGLLSLFNMGGRFLWSSVSDHIGRKNTYTIFFVLGAILYCLVPTLGAEGHLGLFIICFCIILSMYGGGFATMPAYLRDLYGSFEVGAIHGRVLLAWSTAAVLGPVLVNYIREYQISQGVPKAEAYSVTMYIMAALLLIGLACNLCIKKVNEKHYIDAEIHDNRTETISASLVQRHSSKWVALLSWLLVGVPMLYGVIEVFNKVLSLFAR, from the coding sequence TTGAGTTTTTTCAATCGTTCTAGTTATACCGCTGGTACGGGCTTTAATCGTTGGTTAGTCCCTCCGGCAGCATTGGCCGTACATATGTCTATCGGTCAAATATATGCCTATAGTGTATTTAATAAACCTTTAGTACAGGCCAGCGATCAAGCGTGGTCTTTGGCCGATGTGGGATGGATTTTTAGTATTGCTTTAGCTGTGTTAGGGGCATCTGCGGCCATATTTGGAAAATGGTTAGAAAAAGTGGGCCCTAGACTAGGTATGGTTATTGCTGCGATATGCTTTGGATTAGGCTTTTTTGTTTCTGCTTTAGGTGTTTATTGGCAAAATATCTATATTGTGTATTTGGGTAATGGTGTTATTGGAGGCATTGGGCTGGGTTTAGGTTATATTGCACCTGTTTCGACGCTGATGAAATGGTTCCCGGATAAGCCTGGTATGGCCACAGGACTTGCTATTATGGGTTTTGGTGGCGGTGCTATGCTTGCTTCGCCTTTGAGTGTGGCCTTATTGAATTACTTTAAAACGCCTACCGATGTGGGAATTATTCCTACTTATATGGTGTTAGGGGTCATTTATTTTGTTTTGATGATTTTTGGTGCATTAATTGTTCGTGTGCCTGAGAAAAACTGGCTTCCAGCAGGGTACACTGAAAAGAAAAAATCTCATATTACGCATGCAGTACCTGTTAATGAAGCGATCAAAACGCCCCAATTTTATTTATTGTTCTGGGTGTTGTGTTTAAACGTTACAGCAGGAATTGGCGTGTTGGGGCAAGCATCTGTCATGATTCAAGAGATGTTCTCTACAGAAAGTGTTGGAGATCGTTTGGCCGTGAGTGCAGCAGCTGCGGCAGGTTTTGTGGGCTTGCTAAGTTTGTTTAATATGGGTGGTCGTTTTTTATGGTCAAGTGTGTCCGATCATATTGGACGAAAAAACACTTATACCATTTTCTTTGTGCTAGGAGCTATCTTGTATTGTTTGGTTCCTACATTAGGTGCTGAGGGACATTTAGGCCTATTTATTATTTGTTTCTGTATTATTTTGTCCATGTATGGTGGTGGTTTTGCCACTATGCCAGCGTATTTAAGAGATTTGTACGGAAGTTTTGAAGTTGGTGCGATTCATGGACGCGTGTTATTGGCCTGGTCAACAGCCGCTGTTTTGGGGCCTGTTTTGGTGAATTACATTCGTGAGTACCAAATTAGTCAAGGTGTTCCCAAAGCAGAGGCGTATAGTGTCACCATGTATATCATGGCAGCATTGCTTTTGATTGGATTGGCATGTAATTTATGTATCAAAAAAGTTAATGAAAAACATTATATTGATGCAGAAATCCATGATAATCGCACAGAAACTATTTCTGCTTCTTTAGTTCAACGACATAGTAGTAAATGGGTTGCTTTATTGAGCTGGCTATTGGTGGGCGTACCGATGTTGTACGGCGTAATTGAAGTGTTCAACAAAGTGCTTAGTTTATTTGCGAGATAA
- a CDS encoding Rne/Rng family ribonuclease, giving the protein MNEKILINHSFYETRVAALDDGITHELHYERANQKGLVSNIYLGKVLRVLPSMQSAFIDIGQEKSAFINISDLLESRFERYHLSNKKTPIEKILFPGQTLLVEVFKDGTGTKGPRVSNEINLAGRYLVYTPHNQHIGVSQRMEDVSTREMLRERITQLKDPSEKGGFIVRTNAEQATDEEILYDMRYLKRLWAYIQNKALHQPVPSLVHTELDLPHRVLRDLVSLNTQSIEVDNQSVCESMQKWANDFMPEIKDKIHFYSGNIPIFERYGIHKDIQSALSRRVDLPSGGYLIFDQTEAFTAIDVNTGGHVKSKDYHDVMFKTNIEAVTAIAQQLRIRNLGGIIIVDFIDMTSEKEKTMVLERLNQALKKDRNKTTVSDFSRLGLVEITRKRSRESLERLLCEPCPCCQARGSILTARSICYDIMREIQREALQFHPKEFRIIASQPVIDLLLDEESEHLALVSEEIGKPITLSVESSYSPDQFDIVLM; this is encoded by the coding sequence ATGAACGAAAAAATCCTGATTAATCACTCTTTTTATGAAACACGTGTCGCTGCGTTAGACGATGGAATCACGCATGAGCTGCATTATGAACGAGCCAATCAAAAAGGCTTGGTGAGTAATATATATCTAGGAAAAGTTCTTAGAGTATTACCCTCTATGCAGTCTGCGTTCATCGATATTGGTCAGGAAAAATCAGCGTTTATCAATATCTCCGACCTACTTGAGTCACGTTTTGAACGTTATCACCTATCTAACAAAAAAACACCCATTGAAAAAATTTTGTTTCCAGGACAAACCTTATTAGTAGAGGTGTTTAAAGATGGGACGGGGACCAAAGGCCCTAGAGTCAGCAACGAAATTAATTTAGCAGGACGTTATTTAGTTTATACCCCTCACAACCAACATATCGGTGTGTCGCAACGAATGGAAGACGTTAGCACAAGAGAGATGCTAAGGGAGCGAATTACTCAGTTGAAAGACCCTTCCGAGAAAGGCGGTTTTATTGTCCGAACCAACGCAGAACAAGCCACTGACGAAGAAATTTTATATGACATGCGTTATTTAAAAAGATTGTGGGCGTATATACAAAACAAAGCCCTACATCAACCCGTTCCCAGTTTGGTACACACAGAACTTGACCTACCTCATCGCGTGTTGCGTGATTTAGTTTCTTTAAACACCCAATCGATAGAGGTGGATAATCAGTCGGTCTGCGAGTCTATGCAAAAATGGGCAAATGATTTTATGCCCGAAATAAAAGACAAAATTCACTTTTACAGTGGCAATATCCCCATTTTTGAGCGTTATGGCATTCACAAAGACATTCAAAGTGCCTTATCTAGACGCGTAGATTTGCCATCAGGTGGCTATTTAATTTTTGATCAAACTGAAGCCTTTACCGCTATCGATGTCAATACAGGGGGCCATGTAAAAAGCAAAGACTATCACGATGTCATGTTCAAAACGAATATTGAAGCGGTGACAGCCATTGCCCAACAACTTAGAATTAGAAATTTAGGGGGCATTATTATTGTTGACTTTATCGACATGACAAGTGAAAAAGAAAAAACAATGGTTTTGGAAAGATTAAATCAAGCGTTGAAAAAAGATCGAAACAAGACCACGGTCAGTGACTTTTCTCGATTGGGATTGGTTGAAATAACGAGAAAACGTAGTCGCGAATCATTAGAACGATTGCTATGCGAGCCTTGTCCATGCTGTCAGGCACGCGGTTCCATCCTTACCGCACGTAGCATCTGTTATGACATTATGCGTGAAATCCAAAGAGAAGCACTACAGTTTCACCCCAAAGAATTTAGAATCATTGCCTCTCAACCCGTCATTGATTTACTTTTGGATGAAGAAAGTGAGCATCTGGCACTTGTTTCTGAAGAAATTGGCAAACCAATTACCCTTTCAGTGGAATCCAGTTATTCTCCCGATCAATTTGATATCGTTTTAATGTAG